A genomic stretch from Etheostoma spectabile isolate EspeVRDwgs_2016 unplaced genomic scaffold, UIUC_Espe_1.0 scaffold00006964, whole genome shotgun sequence includes:
- the LOC116678310 gene encoding olfactory receptor 10A6-like — protein sequence MMNSSYVSYFTLAAYFDTGGFKYLYFLLILSLYVFIVCANVLLVVVICVNRSLHEPMYLFLVSLFVNELYGSTGLFPFLLVQILSDIHTVSAPFCFLQIFCVYTYGSVEFTNLAVMSYDRYLAICYPLQYHTHMTSNKVAVLITITWSLPFFGVFVTTALSASLQLCGNILYVVYCDNYSIIKLACYDTTGNNVYELIAASLTVCVPVCVILYTYMRILKVCFSGSKQTRQKAISTCTPHLASILNFSVGVSFEILHSRFDVSSVPMKFQILLSLYFLTCQPIFNPIMYGLNMSKIRVMCQSLLSRSVLGGCSDFVLFKTGLSKMWLRKSIT from the coding sequence ATGATGAACTCTTCATATGTTTCATATTTCACCCTTGCTGCTTACTTTGACACCGGAGGTTTTAAATACTTATATTTCCTGCTGATTTTGTCCTTATATGTCTTCATAGTGTGTGCCAATGTGCTGCTGGTTGTGGTTATCTGTGTGAACAGGAGCTTACATGAACCTATGTACCTTTTTCTGGTCAGCCTGTTTGTAAATGAACTGTATGGTAGTACAGGGTTGTTTCCATTCCTTCTGGTTCAGATCCTCTCGGACATTCACACTGTTTCTGCTCCCTTCTGCTTCCTGCAGATCTtctgtgtgtatacttatggcaGTGTCGAGTTTACTAACCTAGCCGTCATGTCTTATGACAGATATCTTGCTATCTGTTATCCTCTGCAATATCACACTCATATGACCTCTAATAAGGTTGCTGTGCTTATCACTATAACGTGgtctcttcctttttttggtgtttttgtcacaacagCATTGAGTGCCTCCTTACAGCTGTGTGGGAACATCCTTTATGTAGTTTACTGTGACAACTATTCTATTATAAAACTGGCCTGCTATGACACCACAGGTAATAATGTGTATGAACTCATAGCTGCTTCTCTAACAGTCTGTGTCCCTGTATGTGTGATCCTCTACACCTACATGAGGATtcttaaagtgtgtttttctggttcTAAGCAGACGAGACAGAAAGCTATCAGCACCTGCACCCCCCACCTCGCTTCTATACTCAACTTCTCTGTCGGGGTTTCCTTTGAAATATTACACAGCAGGTTTGATGTGAGCAGTGTTCCCATGAAATTTCAAATATTGTTGTCATTGTATTTTCTGACGTGCCAACCGATCTTTAACCCTATAATGTACGGCCTCAACATGTCCAAAATACGCGTCATGTGTCAAAGTCTGCTTTCCAGGTCTGTGTTGGGAGGTTGCTCTGATTTCGTTTTGTTCAAAACTGGACTTTCTAAAATGTGGTTGAGAAAAAGCATCACATAA
- the LOC116678311 gene encoding olfactory receptor 11A1: protein MINSTQVSSFTLAAYFDTGVFKYLYFLLILSLYVFIVCANVLLVVVICVNRSLHEPMYLFLVSLFVNELYGSTGLFPFLLVQILSDIHTVSAPFCFLQIFCVYTYVCVEFSNLAVMSYDRYLAICYPLHYNTRMTTGKVAVLVAVPWLYSVLTIVVLLSLIVPLQLCGNIIDKVYCNNYSIVKLACTDTTANNIYGLILTFLTVFVPVIIIFYSYTRILKVCFSGSKQTRQKAVSTCTPHLASILNFSFGVCFEILQSRYVTQSVNSPVKTVLSLYYLTCQPLFSPVMYGLKMSKIYVVCKRLLLEWGSGERRSVRSTVTHKDSDHCNTEPSNVALGQVRLDLPKKSELIEGRCYH from the exons ATGATCAACTCTACTCAGGTTTCAAGTTTCACACTTGCTGCCTATTTTGACACCGGGGTCTTTAAATACTTATATTTCCTGCTGATTTTGTCCTTATATGTCTTCATAGTGTGTGCCAATGTGCTGCTGGTTGTGGTTATCTGTGTGAACAGGAGCTTACATGAACCTATGTACCTTTTTCTGGTCAGCCTGTTTGTAAATGAACTGTATGGTAGTACAGGGTTGTTTCCATTCCTTCTGGTTCAGATCCTCTCGGACATTCACACTGTTTCTGCTCCCTTCTGCTTCCTGCAGATCTtctgtgtgtatacatatgtgtgtgtagagttttcTAACCTAGCCGTCATGTCTTATGACAGATATCTTGCTATCTGTTATCCTCTGCATTATAACACCCGTATGACGACTGGGAAGGTTGCCGTGCTGGTTGCCGTGCCGTGGCTCTACTCTGTCCTCACCATTGTGGTTTTGCTGTCATTGATTGTTCCTCTGCAGCTGTGTGGGAACATCATCGACAAAGTTTACTGCAACAACTACTCTATTGTGAAGCTGGCGTGCACCGACACAACAGCCAACAACATCTATGGACTCATTCTCACTTTTCTCACAGTCTTTGTTCCTGTCATCATCATATTCTACTCCTACACGAGGAtccttaaagtgtgtttttctggttcTAAGCAGACGAGACAGAAAGCTGTCAGCACCTGCACCCCCCACCTCGCTTCTATCCTCAACTTCTCTTTCGGGGTTTGCTTTGAGATATTACAGAGCAGGTACGTCACGCAGAGTGTAAACAGCCCGGTGAAAACGGTTCTGTCGTTGTACTATCTGACATGCCAGCCGCTCTTTAGCCCCGTGATGTACGGGCTGAAAATGTCTAAGATCTACGTCGTATGTAAGCGCCTGTTGTTAGAGTGGGGATCAGGAGAGAGACGCTCGGTCAGGTCGACTGTCACGCATAAAGACTCTGATCACTGCAACACTGAACCATCAAAT GTGGCTCTGGGGCAGGTGAGGCTCGACCTTCCCAAGAAGTCTGAGCTGATAGAAGGTCGTTGTTACCACTGA